From Humisphaera borealis, the proteins below share one genomic window:
- a CDS encoding sulfatase-like hydrolase/transferase, with amino-acid sequence MNRLLTLCAAIFLTCGTATRAVSAAPPNIVVILSDDQGWGDLSIHGNTNLSTPNIDSLARDGAMFDRFYVCPVCSPTRAEFMTGRYHPRGGVRNVSTGGERLDLDEKTIADTFKAAGYKTGAFGKWHNGTQFPYHPNARGFEEYYGFTSGHWGDYFDALMDHNGDLVTGKGYMADDLTDHAMQFMSASKDKPFFCYVPYNIPHSPMQVPDRFYAKFAKADLKLRDDNPGKEDLEHTRAALAMCEAIDWNVGRILKHLDDLKLADNTIVLYFSDNGPNGFRWNGGMKGKKGSVDEGGVRSPLLIRYPGKIAPGTRIPQISGAIDLLPTLADFAGVKVLSNGPLDGRSLVDVLTGKKVETDDRMIFSHWNRKVSVRTQQYRLMDGGILYDMAADPGQKTDVARQNPQIAEKLSAALAAWKAEMFPMLSKDDRPYTVGSPEHPLTQLPARDGVPHGNVKRSSGAPNCSYFVNWTSTDDRITWDVEVKTAGRYEVVVWYSCPAAEVGSEIELSLGDVKTTTRIAEPHDPPLRGKEHDRTASRGGESYVKDWKPLSLGSVNLTAGRGELTLKAVKVASKQVAEVRMVLLTRK; translated from the coding sequence ATGAACCGACTGCTCACGCTTTGCGCTGCAATCTTTCTGACGTGCGGCACGGCAACCCGGGCTGTTTCCGCCGCTCCGCCGAACATCGTCGTCATCCTGAGCGACGACCAGGGCTGGGGCGACCTGAGCATTCACGGCAACACGAACCTCTCGACGCCGAACATCGATTCGCTCGCCCGCGACGGCGCGATGTTTGACCGGTTCTACGTCTGCCCCGTCTGCTCGCCGACCCGAGCCGAGTTTATGACCGGTCGCTATCACCCCCGCGGCGGCGTTCGAAACGTCTCCACCGGCGGCGAGCGGCTCGATCTGGACGAGAAAACCATCGCCGACACCTTCAAAGCCGCCGGCTACAAGACCGGTGCGTTCGGTAAGTGGCACAACGGCACCCAGTTCCCCTACCACCCGAATGCCCGCGGCTTCGAAGAATACTATGGCTTCACCTCCGGTCATTGGGGCGACTACTTCGACGCGTTGATGGATCACAACGGCGATCTCGTCACCGGCAAGGGATACATGGCCGACGACCTGACCGACCATGCGATGCAGTTCATGTCTGCCAGCAAGGACAAACCGTTCTTCTGCTATGTGCCGTACAACATTCCGCACTCGCCGATGCAGGTGCCGGACCGGTTCTACGCCAAGTTCGCCAAGGCCGACCTGAAGTTGCGCGACGACAACCCGGGTAAGGAAGACCTGGAACACACCCGCGCCGCACTGGCGATGTGCGAAGCGATTGACTGGAACGTCGGTCGGATTCTGAAGCATCTCGACGACCTCAAGCTCGCCGACAACACGATCGTGCTCTACTTCAGCGACAACGGCCCCAACGGCTTTCGCTGGAATGGCGGCATGAAGGGGAAGAAGGGCAGCGTCGACGAAGGCGGCGTCCGGTCGCCGCTGCTGATTCGGTACCCCGGAAAGATCGCCCCCGGGACCAGGATCCCGCAGATCTCTGGCGCCATCGATCTGCTGCCGACGCTCGCTGATTTCGCTGGCGTGAAAGTCCTTTCGAACGGTCCGCTCGATGGTCGTTCGCTCGTTGACGTTCTGACGGGAAAGAAGGTCGAGACCGACGACCGAATGATCTTCTCCCACTGGAACCGAAAGGTGTCGGTGCGTACGCAGCAATACCGCCTAATGGACGGCGGCATCCTCTACGACATGGCGGCCGACCCGGGTCAGAAGACCGATGTCGCCAGGCAAAATCCCCAGATCGCCGAGAAGCTCAGCGCCGCGCTTGCTGCTTGGAAGGCGGAGATGTTTCCGATGCTGTCGAAGGACGATCGGCCGTACACCGTCGGCTCGCCGGAGCACCCACTGACGCAGTTGCCGGCGCGTGACGGCGTACCGCATGGCAATGTGAAGCGGAGCTCGGGCGCACCCAACTGCTCTTATTTCGTGAACTGGACCAGCACCGACGACCGCATCACGTGGGACGTCGAAGTCAAAACAGCCGGCAGGTATGAAGTTGTCGTCTGGTATAGCTGCCCCGCAGCCGAAGTAGGGTCGGAAATCGAGCTGAGCCTCGGCGACGTGAAAACGACGACGAGGATTGCCGAGCCGCACGACCCACCATTGCGCGGGAAAGAACATGATCGTACGGCATCCCGCGGTGGCGAAAGTTACGTCAAGGACTGGAAACCGCTGTCGCTAGGGTCGGTCAACCTGACCGCCGGTCGCGGCGAGCTGACGCTCAAGGCGGTCAAGGTGGCCAGCAAGCAGGTGGCGGAGGTGCGCATGGTATTGTTGACGCGCAAGTAG
- a CDS encoding ISAs1 family transposase translates to MDGPATSGTLRAFSNLPDPRGCNVIHKLHDILVISVCAVICGADGWVDVELYGKSKLSWLRTFLDLPHGIPSHDTFGRVFAKLHPDAFEQCFNAWVGAIAQSAGGRLIAIDGKAIRRSFEHAWARNNMTHMVSAFVDAHRMVFGQVAVDDKSNEIEAIPRLLGLLDIQDATVTIDAAGCQTQIARQIVDAGGNYVLSVKENQPRTRLRLVRRCTRRSGSCWTKRSWAA, encoded by the coding sequence ATGGATGGCCCTGCGACCAGTGGTACCCTGCGCGCGTTTTCCAACCTCCCCGATCCTCGCGGCTGCAACGTGATTCACAAACTCCACGACATCCTCGTCATCTCCGTCTGCGCCGTCATCTGCGGTGCCGACGGCTGGGTCGACGTTGAACTCTATGGCAAGAGCAAGCTCTCCTGGCTGCGAACCTTCCTGGATCTTCCCCACGGCATCCCGTCTCACGACACCTTCGGTCGCGTCTTCGCCAAGCTCCATCCCGACGCCTTCGAGCAGTGTTTCAACGCCTGGGTCGGCGCGATCGCACAGTCCGCCGGCGGACGACTGATCGCGATCGACGGCAAGGCCATCCGCCGGTCCTTCGAACACGCCTGGGCCAGGAACAACATGACCCACATGGTCAGCGCGTTCGTCGACGCCCACCGGATGGTCTTCGGCCAGGTCGCCGTGGATGACAAGAGCAATGAGATCGAGGCGATCCCGCGGCTTTTGGGCCTGTTAGACATTCAGGACGCGACGGTGACGATCGATGCCGCCGGCTGCCAGACGCAGATCGCCAGACAGATCGTCGATGCCGGCGGCAACTACGTGCTGTCGGTGAAGGAGAACCAGCCGAGGACCAGGCTTCGCCTCGTCCGACGCTGCACGCGAAGGTCAGGAAGCTGCTGGACGAAGCGATCCTGGGCGGCATGA
- the atpC gene encoding ATP synthase F1 subunit epsilon — translation MSFQCTIVTPEQQLLDQTVTQAILPAHDGQIGILTSRAPLLVKLGLGKLQIDLAGGKRQTYLVDGGIAQMKDNKLTVLTSAAWAPQDIDAAAARAEYDEALNAKPSDQRGVQDRQRKLNRAKMKQEMAGAK, via the coding sequence ATGTCTTTCCAGTGCACGATCGTTACCCCCGAACAACAACTTCTGGACCAGACCGTCACCCAGGCGATTTTGCCGGCGCACGACGGGCAGATCGGCATTCTGACCAGCCGGGCACCGCTTCTGGTCAAGCTCGGCCTGGGCAAACTCCAGATCGACCTGGCTGGTGGAAAGCGACAGACTTACCTTGTTGACGGCGGAATCGCCCAGATGAAGGACAACAAGCTGACGGTTCTTACGTCGGCCGCCTGGGCGCCGCAGGACATCGACGCCGCCGCCGCCCGGGCCGAGTACGACGAAGCACTTAACGCCAAGCCCAGCGATCAGCGTGGCGTGCAGGATCGCCAGCGTAAGCTGAACCGGGCAAAGATGAAGCAGGAGATGGCCGGCGCGAAGTGA
- a CDS encoding ABC transporter ATP-binding protein: protein MLDVRGIGISFGGLTAAKDFSLALPENGLYGLIGPNGAGKTTCFNLLTGIYRPDTGAIFLNGADITGMKAHQVARAGLARTFQNIRLFGELSVLDNVRLGAQMRHRHGLFGAILRLGRQVADERTVVRESVELLEIFGLLDRAHEQAKNLPYGDQRRLEIARALATQPKVLLLDEPAAGMNPQEKLELMELIRFIRDRFRVAILLIEHDMKLVMSICQRITVLDHGETIAVGIPAEIQANPKVIEAYLGEPG from the coding sequence ATGCTCGATGTGCGCGGCATTGGCATCTCTTTTGGCGGGCTGACGGCAGCGAAGGACTTCAGCCTCGCCCTGCCTGAAAATGGTTTGTACGGACTGATCGGTCCGAACGGTGCGGGCAAGACCACCTGCTTCAATCTGCTGACCGGGATCTACCGCCCCGATACCGGAGCGATCTTCCTCAACGGTGCCGACATCACCGGAATGAAAGCCCATCAGGTGGCCCGCGCCGGATTGGCGCGGACCTTTCAGAACATCCGGCTTTTCGGTGAATTGTCCGTACTCGACAACGTGCGACTCGGCGCCCAGATGCGGCATCGTCACGGGCTGTTCGGCGCGATCCTCCGCCTGGGCCGGCAGGTCGCCGACGAACGAACGGTCGTCCGTGAGTCGGTAGAGCTGCTCGAGATCTTCGGCTTGCTCGATCGTGCCCATGAGCAGGCGAAGAATCTTCCCTACGGCGACCAGCGCCGCCTGGAGATCGCCCGCGCCCTGGCGACCCAGCCGAAAGTGCTGTTGCTGGACGAACCCGCCGCCGGGATGAACCCGCAGGAAAAACTCGAACTGATGGAATTGATCCGCTTCATCCGCGATCGATTCAGGGTCGCCATTCTCCTGATCGAACACGATATGAAGCTCGTCATGAGCATCTGCCAGCGCATCACCGTACTTGATCACGGTGAAACCATCGCCGTCGGCATACCGGCGGAGATTCAGGCGAATCCGAAGGTGATCGAAGCGTATCTGGGCGAACCGGGATAG
- the pstC gene encoding phosphate ABC transporter permease subunit PstC: protein MTVISHDSGLTQGSITQPPSGFDRFINTGTKLLAWFFAIGTIALLAYIIYEIGLSAIPAIKEHGASLITSNEYEPNADKYGLRAPILGTLYSSALALAIATVFGLAISIFLSQGFIPRKLEVVFKNIVELLAAIPSVVYGLWGIYFVIPFLRDMLEPLGFTLGARSMLPAALVLAIMVLPTISAISYDALTSVNPRIKEAAFGLGATRWEAILKVIVPTASTGIFGSVILGFGRALGETMALAMLLGNKNVFSFSLLDPGNTLAALIANNFPEAGEVEMNVLLFAGMTLLAITLVVNVIGASIIQVANRGKKGARQ from the coding sequence ATGACAGTCATCAGTCACGATTCCGGACTGACCCAAGGGAGCATTACCCAGCCGCCCTCAGGGTTCGACCGGTTCATCAATACCGGTACCAAGCTCCTCGCCTGGTTCTTTGCGATTGGTACGATCGCACTGCTGGCTTACATCATTTATGAGATTGGCCTGTCGGCGATCCCGGCGATCAAGGAGCACGGCGCGAGCCTGATCACCAGCAACGAGTACGAGCCCAACGCCGACAAGTACGGCCTGCGGGCACCCATACTCGGCACGCTCTACAGCTCGGCGCTGGCGTTGGCGATCGCCACGGTTTTCGGCCTGGCGATCTCGATCTTCCTGAGCCAGGGGTTCATTCCGCGAAAGCTCGAAGTTGTCTTCAAGAACATCGTGGAACTGCTGGCGGCGATCCCCAGCGTGGTCTACGGGCTGTGGGGCATCTACTTCGTCATTCCTTTTCTTCGCGACATGCTCGAACCGCTTGGTTTTACCCTGGGTGCCCGTAGCATGCTTCCGGCCGCACTGGTGCTGGCAATCATGGTGCTGCCGACGATCAGCGCGATTTCCTACGACGCGCTCACGTCGGTGAACCCGCGAATCAAAGAGGCGGCGTTCGGCCTGGGGGCGACACGTTGGGAAGCGATTCTCAAGGTCATCGTTCCCACCGCTTCGACCGGCATTTTCGGGTCGGTCATTCTGGGGTTCGGTCGCGCCCTGGGTGAAACAATGGCCTTGGCGATGCTGCTGGGAAACAAGAACGTCTTCAGCTTCTCACTGCTCGATCCCGGCAACACCCTCGCCGCTCTGATCGCCAACAACTTCCCCGAAGCCGGTGAAGTCGAAATGAATGTACTGCTCTTCGCCGGCATGACCCTGCTGGCGATCACGCTGGTGGTGAATGTCATCGGGGCAAGCATCATTCAGGTCGCCAACCGCGGAAAGAAGGGGGCACGGCAATGA
- a CDS encoding DUF7219 family protein — MTDNAFSPEELLMEANIREFGHTISLICALETGGKITSDEAYTLIKKTWRELKESRNMLFGKRSGPAADSSQDDDI, encoded by the coding sequence TTGACCGACAACGCATTCTCGCCGGAAGAACTACTCATGGAGGCCAACATTCGGGAGTTTGGCCATACCATCAGTCTCATCTGCGCGTTGGAAACGGGCGGGAAGATCACCTCGGACGAAGCCTACACACTCATCAAGAAGACCTGGCGCGAGCTCAAGGAAAGCCGAAACATGCTCTTCGGCAAGCGGTCAGGTCCAGCCGCCGACTCATCGCAGGATGATGACATATAG
- a CDS encoding branched-chain amino acid ABC transporter permease, which translates to MTSFFQIIADGISIGALYALVALGYTLVYGILQFINFAHSDVFALGAWASLTAAAMLGLSSAFGAQVPPFYLTLLVLLAAMVVCGAFGYAIERLAYRPLRNAPRLNVLITAIGVSLLLQNIGQLEIFRAKNQGMTVYSIPFGPFPRVMPPMIVNESITFLGVTFNTVDLIILAVAMVIMIGIEWMIFHTKIGLAMRAVSFNHRTAALMGVNVDRVVSFTFVTGAVLAGAAGFLYCLKYPQLRQTADTMWVLFGLKGFVAAVVGGIGNIRGAMLGGLCIGLIEFLGVSTISSDYRDVYVFSILIVVLLVRPNGILGKAVVEKV; encoded by the coding sequence GTGACTAGCTTCTTCCAAATCATTGCCGATGGCATCTCGATCGGTGCCCTCTACGCCCTGGTGGCGTTGGGCTACACGCTCGTCTACGGAATTCTCCAGTTCATCAACTTCGCTCATAGCGATGTATTCGCGCTGGGCGCGTGGGCCAGCCTGACCGCCGCCGCGATGCTCGGGTTGTCTTCGGCGTTCGGCGCGCAGGTTCCGCCGTTCTATCTCACGCTCCTCGTGCTGCTGGCGGCGATGGTGGTCTGCGGTGCGTTCGGCTACGCCATCGAGCGCCTCGCCTATCGACCGCTCCGCAACGCACCGCGATTGAACGTGCTGATCACAGCGATCGGCGTGTCGCTGCTCTTGCAGAACATCGGACAGCTGGAAATCTTCAGGGCCAAGAATCAGGGGATGACAGTCTACTCGATTCCGTTCGGCCCCTTCCCCCGCGTGATGCCGCCGATGATCGTGAACGAGTCGATCACCTTTCTCGGCGTGACGTTCAACACGGTGGACCTGATCATCCTCGCCGTCGCCATGGTCATCATGATCGGCATCGAGTGGATGATCTTCCACACCAAGATCGGCCTGGCGATGCGGGCTGTGTCGTTCAACCATCGCACGGCGGCGCTGATGGGGGTGAACGTCGACCGCGTGGTGTCGTTCACCTTCGTCACAGGAGCGGTGCTTGCCGGCGCGGCGGGGTTCCTTTACTGCCTGAAGTACCCCCAGCTCCGTCAGACCGCAGACACCATGTGGGTGCTCTTCGGGCTCAAGGGATTCGTCGCGGCGGTCGTCGGCGGAATTGGCAACATCCGGGGTGCGATGCTCGGCGGGCTGTGCATCGGGCTAATTGAGTTTCTCGGCGTCAGCACCATCTCCAGCGACTATCGCGACGTCTACGTCTTCTCCATTCTGATCGTGGTGCTGCTCGTCCGGCCGAACGGCATTCTCGGCAAGGCGGTTGTCGAAAAGGTATGA
- a CDS encoding ABC transporter ATP-binding protein, with product MLLSVDSLDVSYGAIKALHGVSLHIDRGEIVTLIGANGAGKTTLLRTISGLLRPTKGCVKWHGECLPKQVGKDGDIHYRPAHEIVRLGVSHVPEGRQVFASLTVLENLRLGAYQRTDDITADLDRCFTLFPVLAERRSQRSGTLSGGEQQMLAIGRALMQKPQLLLLDEPSLGLAPLVVRKIFQIIREINEQGTTIFLVEQNAHLALTIAHRAYVLQTGRVIKSDKAQTLLNDPEVKEAYLGG from the coding sequence ATGCTACTCAGCGTAGACAGCCTCGACGTCTCCTACGGTGCCATTAAAGCGCTGCACGGCGTTTCCCTGCACATCGATCGCGGCGAGATCGTCACGCTGATCGGCGCCAACGGTGCCGGCAAGACCACTTTACTTCGGACCATCAGCGGCTTGCTTCGGCCGACCAAGGGGTGCGTTAAATGGCACGGGGAATGCCTGCCCAAGCAGGTCGGTAAGGATGGCGACATTCACTACCGGCCCGCGCACGAGATCGTCCGCCTAGGCGTCAGCCATGTGCCGGAGGGCCGGCAGGTTTTCGCGAGCCTGACGGTACTCGAGAACTTGCGTCTGGGCGCGTACCAGCGGACGGATGACATCACCGCCGACCTGGACCGGTGCTTCACGCTGTTCCCCGTGCTCGCAGAGCGAAGAAGCCAGCGATCGGGGACGCTGTCCGGCGGCGAACAGCAGATGCTCGCGATCGGTCGGGCACTGATGCAGAAGCCCCAGCTGCTGCTCTTGGATGAACCTTCGCTGGGCTTGGCGCCGCTCGTTGTCCGCAAGATTTTCCAGATCATCCGCGAGATCAACGAACAGGGGACGACGATCTTTCTCGTCGAGCAGAACGCCCACCTCGCGCTGACCATCGCGCATCGCGCGTATGTCCTGCAAACGGGGCGGGTCATCAAGAGCGACAAGGCGCAGACGCTCCTCAACGATCCGGAGGTCAAGGAAGCGTATCTGGGGGGATGA
- a CDS encoding ISAs1 family transposase, which produces MKDVSHGVHEEFDADHGRLDTRKVWVMDEVHWLGDLCQQWPGLAGVIAVERKREVLAGKSSVERHYFISSVAGTDARAMAAAIRGHWAIENKLHWQLDVSSREDERRIRKGYGAENYSRLCRLTLNLLKRDKSIKNGIHGKRLKAGWDEHYLLRLLTT; this is translated from the coding sequence ATGAAGGACGTGAGCCACGGCGTCCACGAGGAGTTCGACGCCGACCACGGCCGGCTGGACACCCGCAAAGTGTGGGTGATGGACGAAGTGCACTGGCTCGGCGACCTATGTCAGCAGTGGCCGGGACTGGCCGGCGTGATCGCGGTCGAACGCAAGCGGGAGGTGCTTGCCGGCAAGAGCAGCGTCGAGCGGCATTACTTCATCAGCAGCGTCGCAGGGACCGACGCCAGGGCGATGGCGGCGGCGATCCGCGGCCACTGGGCCATCGAGAACAAGCTGCACTGGCAACTGGACGTGAGCTCCCGCGAGGACGAGCGGCGGATCCGCAAAGGCTATGGTGCGGAGAACTACTCCCGGTTGTGCCGGCTGACGCTCAATCTTCTCAAGCGGGACAAGAGCATCAAAAACGGGATCCACGGGAAACGGTTAAAGGCAGGTTGGGACGAGCACTACCTGCTCCGTCTGCTAACGACCTGA
- a CDS encoding ABC transporter substrate-binding protein: MSPRHLALLLPLALFSAVIGCKKDPQAGGAGRDTGTGDIVIGHYASMTGSEATFGQSTDNGIKLAVKEINEKGGIKGRKVKLQTEDDAGKQADAVNAVNKLIQQDKALAIIGEVASSLSKAGGQICQKEGVPMISPSSTNPDVTKIGPMISRVCFIDTYQGAIGARFVLEELKLKKGATLYDRTQAYSSGLNEGFVDAFKKRGGEIVTQQAFSGGDTSFSAQLKEIAAAKPDFIYVPAYYSAIVNIGLEAQTLGIKLPMIGGDGWVSDVLKSSRDSLNGSYFTDHYSKEEKRPEVENFVAKYKKEFGSEPDSMAALGYDAAGVLFAAMAKAPTLNGDDLAKAIADTKDFAGVTGKITLNANRDVEKRAVVQKMQNGDFVFFKAYEVEK, from the coding sequence ATGTCGCCCCGCCATCTCGCTTTGCTGCTCCCGCTCGCTCTGTTCAGTGCCGTCATCGGGTGCAAGAAGGATCCTCAGGCCGGTGGTGCCGGTCGCGATACAGGCACGGGCGACATCGTGATCGGTCATTACGCGTCGATGACCGGCAGCGAAGCCACCTTCGGACAATCGACCGACAACGGCATCAAGCTCGCCGTCAAAGAGATCAATGAAAAAGGCGGCATCAAAGGGCGCAAGGTAAAGCTTCAGACCGAAGACGACGCCGGCAAGCAGGCCGATGCCGTCAATGCCGTCAATAAACTCATCCAGCAGGACAAGGCGCTGGCGATCATCGGGGAAGTCGCGTCGAGCCTGAGCAAGGCCGGCGGGCAGATCTGCCAGAAGGAAGGCGTGCCGATGATCTCCCCATCGAGCACGAACCCCGATGTCACGAAGATCGGCCCGATGATTTCGCGTGTCTGCTTCATCGACACCTATCAGGGCGCGATCGGCGCCCGGTTCGTCCTAGAAGAGCTGAAGCTCAAGAAGGGTGCAACGCTTTACGACCGCACACAGGCCTATTCCAGCGGCCTGAATGAAGGGTTTGTCGATGCCTTCAAGAAGCGCGGCGGCGAAATCGTCACGCAGCAGGCGTTTAGCGGCGGCGATACCAGCTTCTCCGCCCAGCTCAAGGAAATCGCGGCGGCGAAGCCCGACTTCATCTACGTTCCGGCCTATTACAGCGCGATCGTCAACATCGGCCTGGAGGCCCAGACCCTTGGCATCAAGCTGCCGATGATCGGCGGCGACGGCTGGGTGTCGGACGTGCTCAAGAGCTCGCGTGACTCGCTGAACGGCTCTTACTTCACCGATCACTACTCGAAGGAAGAGAAGCGCCCGGAAGTCGAGAACTTCGTCGCCAAGTACAAGAAGGAGTTCGGTTCCGAGCCCGACAGCATGGCCGCCCTGGGCTACGACGCCGCCGGCGTGCTGTTTGCTGCGATGGCCAAGGCCCCCACGCTCAACGGCGACGACCTCGCCAAGGCGATTGCCGACACGAAAGACTTCGCCGGCGTCACCGGGAAGATCACGCTGAACGCCAACCGGGACGTCGAGAAGCGGGCCGTGGTGCAGAAGATGCAGAACGGGGATTTCGTGTTCTTCAAGGCTTACGAAGTTGAGAAGTAA
- the pstS gene encoding phosphate ABC transporter substrate-binding protein PstS — translation MIRSKFQGVLSTLGRSALVVSVALAGWSCKSEGDGKSGSNSSSGGSVELVGAGATFPAPIYTQWFKDLNAKNKDITVNYQGIGSGGGVKQFTSGTVDFGASDAAMTDEEISKVKGGVVLLPMTAGSVVVAYNAPGLNIKLSRAAYPAIFSGKITKWNDPAIAAANPGVKLPDMPISVVSRADSSGTTYCFTSHLAAIDPSWKAGKTAKFPGTAAKGNDGIAAQVKQTPGSIGYVEFSYSKDLQVAELENKSGKYVKATAETAAAALAATEMPENLIAWITDPAGDAVYPIVTYTWLICKPVYEDAAKGKAVKTMIEYGLTDGQKIANELGYIPLPAAVVTKVKAKAETIKVGA, via the coding sequence ATGATCCGATCCAAATTCCAAGGCGTATTGTCCACTCTGGGCCGCAGCGCACTGGTCGTCAGCGTTGCCCTGGCCGGCTGGTCCTGCAAGTCGGAAGGCGACGGCAAGAGTGGCAGCAACAGCAGCAGCGGTGGTTCCGTTGAACTCGTCGGCGCGGGTGCCACCTTCCCGGCCCCCATCTACACTCAGTGGTTCAAGGACCTGAACGCTAAGAACAAGGACATCACGGTCAACTACCAGGGGATCGGCAGCGGCGGCGGCGTGAAGCAGTTCACCTCGGGCACCGTCGATTTCGGCGCTTCGGATGCCGCGATGACTGACGAAGAAATCAGCAAGGTTAAGGGCGGCGTGGTCCTGCTGCCGATGACCGCCGGCTCGGTCGTCGTCGCTTACAACGCCCCCGGCCTGAACATCAAGCTTTCGCGGGCAGCTTACCCTGCGATCTTCAGCGGCAAGATCACCAAGTGGAACGACCCGGCGATCGCCGCCGCCAACCCCGGCGTGAAGCTGCCTGACATGCCCATCAGCGTTGTCTCTCGCGCCGACAGCAGCGGCACCACCTACTGTTTCACGAGCCATCTCGCCGCGATTGACCCTTCCTGGAAGGCCGGAAAGACCGCCAAGTTCCCGGGCACGGCGGCCAAGGGTAACGACGGCATCGCCGCCCAGGTGAAGCAGACCCCCGGCTCGATCGGCTATGTCGAGTTCAGCTACAGCAAGGACCTTCAGGTCGCCGAGCTGGAAAACAAGTCCGGCAAGTACGTCAAGGCGACCGCCGAGACCGCTGCCGCCGCCTTGGCAGCGACCGAGATGCCCGAAAACCTGATCGCCTGGATCACCGATCCGGCCGGCGATGCCGTCTACCCGATCGTCACTTACACCTGGCTCATCTGCAAGCCAGTCTACGAAGACGCCGCCAAGGGCAAGGCCGTCAAGACCATGATCGAATACGGCCTGACCGACGGCCAGAAGATCGCCAACGAACTGGGCTACATCCCCCTGCCCGCCGCGGTGGTGACAAAGGTGAAGGCCAAGGCCGAGACCATCAAGGTCGGCGCCTGA
- a CDS encoding branched-chain amino acid ABC transporter permease yields the protein MTELATTSDDGASALRPPGWTAIPRAVWPVVVGVVLAYCLQELVVPNTPTFSSVIAFAGINILLAVSLNLVNGFAGQFSIGHAGFMAVGGYFGASIVYYGSYAIYGDFNFHGGYLSYLGSARSTPSMPLLGGELLFLAGCILGGLLSVAAGYLVGLPSLRLRGDYLAIVTLGFGEIVRVLLEGTPSQISPYGTLSSVDQVIVDKSSFFGLLHRVGGPQAFNGLPTYASHFWIYVWVAIVLAVAVRVKYSGYGRSLLSIREDLVAARSIGVDVTKYNVRAFMLSAFFAGIAGVLTALYVGQIKAGDLGFSRSFEIIIMVVLGGLGSISGAFMAAILLTFLPEVLRDPPRIYDPTVLAVIAVLALIAAVRARHRWRVLGLIVGVCLAYELARWGADVSGRKLSDFRMIIYAAVLVLLMILRPQGLLGVHEIWEVWPLNKLPFLRRPLRSSSTATAGAVALQEKR from the coding sequence ATGACCGAACTGGCAACAACTTCCGACGATGGCGCTTCGGCACTTCGGCCGCCCGGCTGGACGGCCATCCCACGCGCCGTCTGGCCGGTAGTGGTCGGCGTGGTGCTGGCCTACTGCCTGCAGGAGTTGGTCGTCCCCAACACGCCGACCTTCAGCTCGGTGATTGCGTTCGCCGGCATCAACATCCTCCTGGCCGTATCGCTCAACCTCGTGAACGGCTTCGCCGGCCAGTTCTCGATCGGCCACGCCGGGTTTATGGCGGTCGGCGGGTACTTTGGCGCGTCGATCGTCTACTACGGCAGCTACGCGATCTACGGCGACTTCAACTTTCACGGCGGATACCTGAGCTATCTGGGCTCGGCACGGAGTACGCCATCCATGCCATTGCTCGGAGGCGAACTGCTCTTCCTGGCCGGGTGTATTCTGGGCGGGTTGCTTTCGGTCGCCGCAGGTTATCTCGTCGGGCTGCCGTCGCTGCGACTGCGCGGGGACTACCTGGCGATCGTGACACTCGGCTTCGGCGAGATTGTTCGAGTCCTGCTCGAGGGCACGCCGTCGCAGATCAGTCCCTATGGAACGCTGTCCTCGGTTGATCAGGTGATCGTGGACAAGTCGTCGTTTTTCGGCCTTTTGCACCGCGTGGGCGGGCCTCAGGCATTTAACGGGCTGCCCACCTACGCGTCGCATTTCTGGATTTACGTCTGGGTGGCGATCGTGCTGGCGGTGGCGGTTCGCGTGAAGTACAGCGGCTACGGGCGTTCACTGCTGAGCATTCGCGAAGACCTCGTCGCTGCCCGGTCGATCGGCGTGGACGTGACGAAGTACAACGTCCGCGCGTTCATGCTATCGGCTTTCTTCGCCGGTATCGCCGGCGTGCTAACGGCACTTTATGTCGGGCAGATCAAGGCCGGCGACCTAGGCTTCTCGCGATCATTCGAGATCATCATCATGGTGGTGCTCGGCGGCTTGGGGTCGATCTCCGGCGCGTTCATGGCCGCCATTCTGCTGACATTCCTTCCCGAAGTTTTGCGCGACCCGCCGCGAATCTATGATCCGACGGTGCTCGCTGTCATTGCCGTACTGGCGCTGATTGCGGCGGTTCGCGCCCGCCATCGGTGGCGCGTGCTGGGATTGATCGTGGGAGTGTGCCTGGCATACGAGTTGGCCCGCTGGGGTGCCGATGTCTCCGGCCGAAAGCTCTCCGATTTCCGCATGATCATCTACGCGGCGGTTCTCGTGCTGCTGATGATCCTCCGGCCGCAGGGACTTCTAGGCGTGCATGAAATCTGGGAAGTCTGGCCGCTGAACAAGCTGCCGTTCCTCCGTCGCCCGCTGCGGTCATCGTCCACGGCAACTGCCGGGGCTGTCGCTTTGCAGGAGAAGCGATGA